In Ananas comosus cultivar F153 linkage group 14, ASM154086v1, whole genome shotgun sequence, the genomic stretch TGAGAAATTTAACAGTTAGGTTTTGGGTCGGTCAAAATAGGTGGCACAGAAGCTCCCTAGTGATCATATGTTTTGCAGTACTACTGAGGAGTATTCTCTGAaggcagaaaagaaaaaatcattaTCATTACTATTATGATGGAATGATCGAATGAAGATAATCATTATTATTACAAGAAAGTAATATTTCATGCCCCTCTTCTCTTTGGCCATGGACCAACATACAAGACGAAGCAATACATGTAAATAGAATAaagataaatgaaaaaaataaagtctATGCAGTGATAAAATCAGCTTTCCTTTGGGGCGAGGCGGGACTTGATCTTCTCCACCTCCTTGGTGCCGACCTGGAAGGCCTTTGTGAGCACGTTGTCGGGCACCGGCGGCGTGGAAGTGAAGAGGGTGATGGCGATGGACTGCGTGCCGGGCAACTGGCTGTTGAAGGCAGAGATGACCGCGGCAGGCACGTCGCCATTGTTCTTCTGGAAGTGGACGAGGCCGCGTGGGAACACAAAAATCTCGCCTTTAGTGATGGTCTTGGCGATGAGCTTGTTGGCGGTGGTGATGAAGCCCACGTCGAGGGTGCCATCCAGGACGAACACCATCTCGGTGGCACGCGGGTGGGTGTGAGGAGGGTTCAACCCACCGGGAGCGTAGTCGATGCGGGATAGGGAGACTCCCAAGGTGTTGAGACCTGGGATCTTCTCCACATTAGCTGCGGTGACCACTGAACCCTCGGTGTTGTTGGTGGCACCCGGGGCGGCCAGCCCCTTGAAGAAGAAGTCGTCCTCCGTCACGTTGTCCTTGCACACAAATCCGTTCACCTTTACAGCTGCAGATCAATTGAGTATTCGCTAATCATTAGTATTCGAGTTAACATTAAAGatcgtttttctcttttgttttttttgctaAACACGTCTGCATAAGATGGATGGTTTTGGCAGACCGAGTTAGAGATTATCTAACTCACTTAAagtagaagaaaatgaaaagttaaataTGAGACTTGTAAGAGTAGATTGAGCTTACTAGATTTGAGATCGGCGACGCAGATATCCTGGAGCATATCGGGATCGGCGGCGAGCGAGGGGAcaatgagaagagaaaagatGAAGGGGAATATGataaggagaagag encodes the following:
- the LOC109720236 gene encoding germin-like protein 5-1, with the protein product MANSSSSLLLIIFPFIFSLLIVPSLAADPDMLQDICVADLKSTVKVNGFVCKDNVTEDDFFFKGLAAPGATNNTEGSVVTAANVEKIPGLNTLGVSLSRIDYAPGGLNPPHTHPRATEMVFVLDGTLDVGFITTANKLIAKTITKGEIFVFPRGLVHFQKNNGDVPAAVISAFNSQLPGTQSIAITLFTSTPPVPDNVLTKAFQVGTKEVEKIKSRLAPKES